Below is a genomic region from Macaca thibetana thibetana isolate TM-01 chromosome 1, ASM2454274v1, whole genome shotgun sequence.
AAGAGCTTCAGCCAATGGAAAAAGAAGCGAGGCTTCTGAAGACTCCCGACAACTCGTGTCTGCAAGGGTTTCAACGACCGGTCCCACTGGGTCAGGATGGCATTTCTGGCTCCTGGCCACTTCCCTGGGCCCACCAGCCTAAACTGGTAGGAACTACAAGGGCCAAAATAAACTTCCATGGCCAATTTGGGATCTGTGAGAAACAGCCATGGGATGTTGGGCTTTACCCCAATGAAGGAGGAGAGTTCATCCATATAAACAATGTAATCTGTCTGTAAGGTCTCGCTTTTGCCATACCTAGAGATGGGAGAGAAAACACCACAGTGGATACCCAAACTCTGTGTAGAAACAGAACAGACAAAATGGCTCACAACTTTATATCAGTGAGAATTAACatcgatctctctctctctttaaaaaaacttcCCACACTACCCTGACATAAAACATCAATTTCTTGTGTAAGGAGAATATCATTTGTTTATCCTGtactttgtagtttttaaaagaactttcaTATTGGTTTCATTTGGAAATACCCCAACACTGCAATGTAGCTGAGAAAGACATTTTTTATCCTTATTTACAAATGGATAGATTGTCTCTTGCTCAAGTGACGCTTCTATAATAGTTCATGGCCACTGAGCTAATTAGTGACAACTAGAAATGAAGCCCAGTTCTCCAGATTCATTCTCACTTTTCTGAGTCATTTTCATTAGAGGTATACCTTTGAAATATCGTCTACATCTTAGAGGATTTATGGTCTAGAGAATGGAAGCCCACATCCATGTATTCCCAAACTCTTCCAATTTCAAATCCTTTCTAGGTCTTCTTTCTATGATATATTACAGGAGGCATGGAGGGCTAAAACTGACTATGTAATGTAGATTCTCAATCCTATTATTCACTCTGTGCCTTGCACTAAAAATAACTTAATACAATGTCAGAAGCAACGTAGGtcttcaattaatatttgttgaatggatgaatataGCTTGTAGCTGTCATTTCAATGACGTCATTCAGGATCATTTAAGGTTAAAACAGTTCCAAGCATTCACAAATTCTCACTTTTCTATGGAAATTCTACACTCCTATTACAATAGGTACTCTTACCATTTGcgctttctctccattttctcattaatATCATTCATCATGTCTTCCATAGAAGGCAAAGTACAAGTtcctgaaaaagaaggaaagacatgATGGTAGTTAAATGAGTCTGGCATAGGACCAGCCtacaattttccctttttaataatGAGTTATGAATCACATTAACTGGTGATCATTTTCAGACAGACATCAAATTCAGTTCTAGTCTTCTCAGAActcatatttttcataaaaattaaaaaaacattacCTAAATAGCTTTGCTCTTAAACTGGTTACAAGGTGTTTAAACTCAATTTCATAGATATATTTTAATCTCTCAGtcatattttaagaatgttatattttaaattatagccaGAGGTGAATTGGCATCACTTTTCcaagatttatgaagaaaaaacttCATAGACATTAATCTTGCTTTGCCAGAAAATGGAATTTCCAGAAGATAGAGAATTTGGTGAAGGGCTAAGTTTTTCTATGGAAAGCCAATAGTTCTTGAATGTGACTGAGGATATGGACTGTCCACAAGTCAGAAAGGACATAAGGGAGACCCAGGAGACTAGCCCTGGCTTGGGGCTGCCCCAGGATCCAGGTTTACATAGGTTTGCAGAGTTCCCTGAAACCCAGACCAAAACAGGCTTTGTGTCCAGAAATTCTTCATATTTAGGATGATTTCTTTGGCAGTCTTGGAATTAActtgaaagagaataaaactcTCAGCCCAGATATGATTGCTCAAAACCTATAATGGCTTGCTTAATTTCCCATTTCTACACTTCTTAcagggagggtcacttgaacagCTTTTGTAGATGTGGCCTGGTTCCAGGCCTTGGAACTTGTCATGCTTTTCAggggaagagaatgaaaagaaagagactgCTTTTTAGCCCACCAACTATTGCCATTGGGTTGTTGTAACTAGCCCCTCTTGTCTTGGTACTTTGGTTTTCCAAACCTAGGTTGTTCGCCTTGTCTCTCGTTTCCCTTAAGACAGCCTGTGCCTTGTACATCAATTTTCCCCATAAATTGCCTTGTTTCCTTTCTTCAGAGCCCAAGTTACAACTCTTGTCCTCAGACAGAGTGAGGGTCCCACCCTTCCTTTAATGCCAGCCTCTCTGGGTCTGAACCCTAAGTGGAACGCTGAGTGAAATTTCATGCCTTTACCTTCCTGGCTACCTGGTCATATGATCTGCATCTTCCCACAACCATATTCCAACCTGCTGCTGGGAGATGCTGCCTGCCTTTCTTGCCTGACCCCAATCaagtttgttgtttcctttgtaaAATATAAGGACTTAGCATTCTTATGTATTACAGACTGATCATCTACCACACTTAGcactttctgcctctattgatCCACTGTTTGTTCTTAGCACTTCCTGCTTCTATTGATCCACTGTTTGTCCTTATTTTGTCAGGCAAGAAATGGTAGTAGAAAAGCCATTGCCTTCCAGCAATCATATTTTCCATGACTGTGGACATTCGAAGTTGGCTAGATATTGGcttgtaaacatattttcttacGAACTTTTCAAGCAATGTAACTCTACTGAGTTTTgcaatcataattttttaaagttgtcatTCACTTAGTCTTAAGTGGATGCAAGCTTTGGTGGTCTCAAATCTAATGAATGATCTTGGGTAATTATCAGCTGTAAGAAGTTATAAGTCACAAAATACCTCCTCTAATAATATCTTGTACTATTGCATATAATAATCCAAACTGGTATACTTTAAATTGCTTACAGAATATAGCACCAAAGAatatagaattctaaattttCAAAACTGAAGGGGACCCTGTAACTAGGATTATTGTTTTCACAAATATACAAAGTTATTGTCACTGGCATTCATCTTCCCAATCCATGAGCCTTTTTATTGACTTACCCTTTATTACTCGTGCTGCCCAGCGGGACTGGAGGTCAACTGTGGGAAAGGCAGCCCCAAGGGACTGGACAAAGCCAATCACTGCTATGGTTGACTTCTCAAGTAGAGGAGGAAAGACTCctttaaataaaatgatctcattgtttctgtttttgatgaTAGACTCATCAAGGAACGTGTAGGCATAACTATAGCCTGTTGCAAAGATTACACAGTCAATGCCCTCAAATGTGGTCCCATCCTCAAAAATGGCCGAAGTCTCTGTGAATTTCTTCACATTAGGCTTTACGGACACAATGCCACACAGAATGCAAGCTGGGAGCTCATCATTAAATACAGGTTCTTTCCTCAGGACTCTGTATGGAAAACAGAGATAATTATTAGAAGTGTAATGTTTCCCTCTTGTTTTATTGGTCCATAtataaatggataagcaaaaagtggcccaattttttttttctgagccataGAGTATCTCCAATATGGCTGAAGAACAAAATTGATGGGAGGCAACATTGGGAAGTAAGAGAAGTTGCCGTTTGCTGGCCCCATCTCTATTTTCTGTGATCCTTCTCTTCCATGGAGCTCTTTCCAAATCCCAGAATAAAGACTTATGCCCAGTTCCCTGTTAAAGCCTGTTTCAGGAAAAACTCTGAAGTGAGGGTTCTtcagtgtttacatttttttaatttgctacTTATTCAGTGGGAACTTTGAtaagattgttttttaaattcttggtGTCTCGTATTTCTCATCTGGAATGTCAGTAATGTTTGTACTACCTCAGAAGTTCCCTAAATTATATAAAGAGTTTTGCACAGTCTCTAGCATGTGCATAGAGCTTGAAAATGTTAACTGCTATTCTTAATTCCGTATACTCCAAGTTGGTCATCATAATGTGGAGAAGATCAAATAGGAGGAGGAAAGTCAAAGGTGTGAAAGCTGCAGCTGGGCTCTTGAGGGATGAAGTTTGAGCCCTGTGCAGACAGAGGCACCAGTCAGGTGAAGGAGGGAGCACCCAGGAATTTAAATAAGGCCAGAGGGAGGGTGCCAGTTTGAGGTTTTGGCGACTGCAAATCTGAAAAGAAAGAGCTTTGGACTACTTTTTATTGAATAATATCTGTAGTGGGAGCAGAGAAATCTGAACTTGGGAATGAACGTGAATACAGTTGAAGGAAAGAGTGTTGTTCTTGTATGGCTGTGGGAGCTGTGAGAGAGTGCTACAGGCAAATTCCACTGGAGAACAAACTGAGTTGGACAACGAGATTGGTTGGAATCTTGGAAGAAGGCTTGACTCACTTGCACTTACTACCTGCCATGTATGTTAAACCTGTGGCCATCAGGTtttcacctccaccaccaccacactgAAACGGCTCTTGTCAAGGCCGTCAGAATCAGGCTCTCAGATCCAGTGGTCCACCCTCACTTTCACTTTTACTCAACTTAGCATTTAACACAGTTgatggttttttctttcttgaaacacTGTATTCATTTTGTTTCCATGTCATCACTCTCTCTCAGTTCCTTTCCTACTTTCCTGGctattctttctctgtctcccacagatgtcttctcctcttctcctcttctcctcttcctgatTTCTGACAGTGGCATACCTCAGGACTCAGGCCTCAGATCTTTAGTCTCCTCCATTTACACACATTCAAGAGATGTCATCTAGTTTCATTTCTTCAGGAAAAATTTTCACATGACTCCAAAGTTTTAACTTCTGGTTTGAGCCTGAAAGTCAGTGTTTCCCACTGCTGGTCAACATTCTTCTACCTGAATGTCTAATAGGCATTCTAATTTTAATATGTCTAAAACTGAACTTCTGTTCCTCCTGtagtttttcacattttagtaGATGTCAATGTCGTCCTTTTTCAAGTGTCTTGAAAGACATTCTTACCCCCTCCTTGCTCTCTCATCCACTATCCAGTCCACAGGAAATCCTATTCGGGTCTACCTTCAAGCTATCCAGAAATCTGCCCTATTCTGACCACTCACTGCTAACAATTTTGGTCCAGACCAACATCCCCTCTTATTCAGGTTTTTGAGAGTAGCTTTTTAACTGGTCATTTCGTTTCCTTCCTTGCCCTGCCCTTACATTGAATGATGACCACAGCAGCTGATCAATCTCTGCAATGCTAACTTAGGTCTTGTCATTCATTTGCTCAGATGCCTGCTGTGGTTTCCCATTGCTTTCAGCATAAAAGCCAGAGTCCTTACAATGATCTACAAGGCCCATGCCATCCAACAATTTTTACGTCTCTGGTTTTATCTCCTGGCGCTCTCccctcattctcttttctccaggaAGAGAAGCCCCATTGTTGTTTGTTGATCATGCCAGCTCCGCCTGTGAAGAGACAATGCCCTGGCTGTGTCCTCAGTCTGGAATATCCTTCCCCAGAGACCCTCATGACTCATTCCCTCAACTCCTTCAGAGGTTTTCTTTAAAGTCTCCTTCTCTCTGAGACATACTCTGACGACTCTGTTGGAAATTGTCCTGACAGCACTTGCCATTACCTTtatctgctttgttttcttccccaaaGCACACATCGCCATATCTTATGCTATTGTTTGTTGTCTGTTTCCCATCACTTAGAATGGAgattccatgaggacagggatttttgcctgttttgttcactgctatatcctcaGGGCTAAACACAGGACCTGGCATATAATAAACGtgtaataaatgtttgtcaaattAATGAATTCACTTTGTTGTAAACAGCTCATAACTTGGGTTTTTCAACTCGTGTCAAAGTCATTTCTTGTTATGTTGCTGGCTTGGAGGATCTTATAGGAGAAGATGGGAAGGAGACTGAAGATGCAAGCATTGGCATGTATGTGTTTAGTGAGAGGGGTCCATTAAGGAGTGGGTAATGAAATGGAAAGGGAAAGGTAGGACAGGAAAAGTTCTCTTGCTGTGCTTAACTTTACCATTAAATGACAGGCAGTAGAGCAAGTGGCCAAGAGTGAGAGGCTCTGGAATCAGCAGATTTGGGTTTGTTTTGAATGCTGCTTCTACTTTCTAGCTGTGGGACCCTAGTAAAGTTATTAACTACACTGAAACTCAGttatctcatctctaaaatggagataCTAATAGAGCTCTCTTCATAGTTGTTGTaaggataaaacaaaataatatatgccAGAGCCTTAGCAGAGTCTTGCTAAATCTCTGACATGTATAAAATGCTTAAAAGAGGTTAACTTTGATTATCATTACTCCCGGGACTAATTCTTGAGGCATTATATAATTTTCCAGCTGTGTAAATATAGCAAGGATTATAAAATAGGAAATCACTCTTAATTTTTGCAGTTCTTTATCTTCTGATAGATGAGATGTgattgctaatatttttatttgttttggagtTACAGGACATTAAGGGTTGTTGACACTGAACTAAAGGCCAGCAGGCATATCACGTTTAACTCTGCATTACCCATTTAAAGGCATCAAGCCATAGTTTTCATGCTTGAATCTTGCATTCATCTGCTTCATGTACAACCAGTCAGAGATGGCTGTCGGTAAATTGTTCTTGAGGAAGGTTCCAAATCGAGTGATAAGCACCATGTCCCAGGGATAACCATTGTCCCAGACGCGGCTCATCACCCAGGAGCCACTTCTGGAGCTGATCACGACCTTAAAAAACACCATTTCAACCATGAAATTAGTGACCATTTGTAGTGGAGATTCTGATGAGCTCCCCAGATCCTTCTTGAGGAATGGATCTATTACCCCAGCTACAGAAAGTGGTGTCAGAAGGCATCTGTCATCTGTCAGTCCTCTTTGACAGTTGTTTTGGCTGAAGAGAGGGGCCTCACCCAACATCTTCTATTCTTTCTGAGTTTCCTCCATCTAGTGACTGGTCAATGCAGGCATATAAAGGCCCAGTCCCTCACCTCAAATTGGGGCAATGCCCAAGGACTATCCCAGCTTCAAAGTAAACAGAAGCTTTCTTCCCTTCCTGCAGAAGTATTGATCCTGAGACTGCTCCCAAATAAACTTCTGAACTTGACCTCTGCATCTTAGGGTCAGCCACCCTGTCATAGTGCTGCAggcaaattttcatattttaatcaaTCCCTGCTACAGGTGACTAATAACTTAATTCTAGTCATGTTTTCCCTAGTGCTTATCTAACTCTTGCTGTCTACAAATAAGCAATTATGATCTCAaaataggcatttaaaaataagatgcctGCTACTATCTGGAAAGAAGGTGAGAAATTTGGAATCAGAAAGCCACACGCTCAAACATTGACTCTCCTACTTATTAATGATGTGATTTGAAAAAATTCCTTTAACTTCTCTAATCTTGTTCCCTCATTCCTAAAATGGAGAGAATCGAATTTGCCTCATCAAATTTGTGTAAGGGTTAATTTGATGTGATAAACTATGTCACACCGCTAATGTTACCTGGCAGAtagtatgtgctcagtaaatgtcagtttcctctccttccccttctgttATGCTAATCCCTTATAGTGTAGTTTTCaggctttctttgtcttttttaaaagcaatttttatatACCATATCACTTCAAGGCATTTGTTATAAGAGGAACTAGACAAATAAGAAGAGACTAAagaagtctgggcatggtggctcacgcctataatcccagcactttgggagggccgaggcgggcagatcatctgaggtcaggagttcgagaccagcctggccaacatagtgaaaccccatttgtactaaaaatacaaaaattaactgggtgtggggtgtggtggcaggtgcctgtaatcccagctactcgggctgagacgggaggattgcttgaacctgggagatggaggctgcagtgagccgagattgtgccactacactcgagcctgggcaacagagtgagactctgggaaaaaaaaaaaaaaaaagactaaaggaTCAATTAATTAAATAGAGAGCCTCTGAAATTGGTCTTCCCTCTAATTTAACACATACGCAAATAAtcacatatacaaatacaaatcTCTTAAAACTATGAGTTCATCATAAATTTCCTGAACCCAAGAAGCTGAAAATGATTTACCTTTATTTATGCAGAAATCTAATTATTTTATCCTGTCATTCAAGTCCTTAAAATATGTGATATAACCTGATTCCAATCTTTCTTTCCTGCAACTCAATCCTATATCTACTGTTCCCTGGATTCAGAAGCTTTGGCTTTCAGTTCTGTAACCCTTCAGTGGCTCAAACATTAATTTTCTCGATGACTTTCAAGAAGACAATTGACATTTCTGGTCCTCAGTTATCCTTTCTGCAATAAAACTACCTTCTTCCCAAAAGCAAAGGAGCTCATTTACAGGAAAGTATTTGAGTACCATAATGCATCATACAAATTGTTAGCATTAAGAACCTCCATtcggctgggggcggtggctcacgcctgtcatcccagcactttgggaggccaaggcaggcagatcacaaggtcaggagatcgagaccatcctggctaacatggtgaaagcccgtctctactaaaaatacaaaaaattagccagacgtggtggcgggtgcctgtagtcccagctactccggaggctgaggcaggagaatggcgtgaaccggggaggtggagattgtagtgagctgagatcgcgccactgcactccagcctgggcgacagagtgagtttccttctcaaaaaagaaagaaaaaaagaaaacaaaaacaaaaacaaaaacaacctccATTACAGCAAGATGAAACTATAACCTACAATAGTCAAATATACAGCGctcattttcttgtcttcatgCCTCTGCTCAAGGCATTTCCAATTCTAAGAACAGCCTCTGTTGCCTCTTGAGTCacatgatttatatttattgttcAAGGACTGGCTCAGTTCTACCTCCTTTGTGAAGCATCCAGTTTTGGAATCATAGCATTTAGTGCCTGAATCACTTGTTTATCCTTTATTCCAGTGACAGCTCTTATTCCAGAGCAGGGATCATGCCTGTTATGTTCACCACTCTCTTCAGCACCCaagccagtgcctggcacatagtaggctctcAATAAGTAGTCATGAAAtaaatgtatgcatgcatgcataaatgaatgaataaatgagccaCTCTATATTGCTTAAATCCTGTTCAAAAGCTTTAACTTTATCACAAGCCCCAGAAGTAGGTtctatttttgtctgtttcaccATTGAGAAAACTGCCTCAGAGAGATTGAAGGACTTGCCTGAGTCTCAGAATCATAACCTTAACCCTAAATCTGTGCTAGTTTTAGAGAAATTGATCAGAGACATTAGGCACCAAATGTCCTGAAGAAGGAGATTGTTGAATGACAGTATTACTCCTTGCTGATGTTCTGCCTTTGTCTATGAAGTGATTTAAAACCTCAGCTGTTACTTGGGGAAGCTCAGCTATGTGAAATACCACTTAGTCTTTACATCAGAtacccttccctcctccccaacaTTTCCTATCACACCTTTCCAACGATAATAACTCTTCTGTCAGTAAAGAGAGTCGCCTGAGTACCCGGGGAGTAGTACCTGTTCTGCTGTGTGGCTGAGTTCTGTGGCAATATCACAGCCCGAATTCCCCAGGCCAACCACCAGGACACGCTTTCCTTTGAATACACCTGGTTCTTTGTAGTCCCTGCTGTGGAAGCATTTGCCTTTAAAGTGGTTTAGTCCTGAGTGAAAAGCGAGAAATATATGACAATTTGAGTCATATATTTAAACAAAGACTTTAACAGAAGCAACCTTGTGAATAGATGCAGTCACAGTAATGCGCTATTTTAACACACCAAGTGTATTAGATATAAcagaagtatattttaatttaaccTGCTTGTACCtttagaaaaaagaagacattatcgAGATACTCATTTTTGTCGGGTACGTGGCTAGCAGCTTAAATTGTGGCCTTACCTGGAAAGGACTCTTTTGGTAGGTTGGGATAGACATGATGTCCAGAACAAACCATCACAGCATCAAAGACAGCCGATTCTCTTTTACCATCCCTCTCAGTGGTAACATCCCATTGGCCAGTAGTTGCAAAATCAGGACGTTTATTTACACTGGATACAAATGTCtaagagaaatacagaaagaaaccCCCCTTTTCTATGCTAGCAAATGGATTAGGTAGAAACagtatgaaaaaagagaaagtgggttagcaaaaatatttaactaaTTATTAAGATAcatattacaaatttaaaattccCTCAGAATAAATCAAAACACTAAATGGTATCTGTCTATCTATTTGTCCCTGCATGATTTCTTGTGCATAACCAGTATTTTCTGCAGTACAAGAGTGACACCCCTTGGAGATATGGCAGTGACTTCAATTACAATTTACAAGAGGTATACGTCACGTGTACTAGAAAATCTGATGGCCAATAATGTTCTGGATCACATTCCCATATGTTCTGGTTCAGTACATCAAAGATAGCTCAAAGATAGACGTACTGAACCAGAACATATGAAAATGTGatccaaaaaattattaaatttgttaaattaaaattaaaactattaaattcaaatttctaaCACGCTCCTGGGTGATGCTGATGTCACTTGGACTATAACTGAGTAGCTTTGACTagattatcaataaatatttgttcacagTTAAATGGCTGCCTGTTGGTGTGctccctgttttaaaaaaatctttcaattcTTCTGATTATATTGGAAAAAGAATCTCTATTTGGTATTAATTGTTCTTAAAAAGTTTATTATATACTATTTCATACATATAGAAgaatgcacacacaaacacatatgtaaCACTTTTGTTAGTTATGAAATATAATGAGAACTTATGGACCCATAAGACCTAATACATCATTTGTTTAGAATAACTCTGGGATTATTTACTTAATTAGTTACGCTATTGcatatgttaacatttttttgtatGGGTTTCTGTTTGCTGCTGGTTTACAGAAATgcaatctatttttatatattgatcttaTATACCACCATCTTgcctaactttttttgtattgctATGAATTCTAGTAATTCATCTATTCTTTTAGAATACATAGACAATCACATTATCTTCAGTAActgtgttttactttcttttgagttgtcattcatttatttgtctttacttactgcactgtttttttttttttaacatttaatcctttttattttttagcacagAATAATATTCTGACAAATCAAGTGAATGCAAAGATCCAAGATCCATTTTCTTGGGTAGGATTTTTATCTCCTGCATTTTCTGAATGATTTCCATTGCTTCTCCTTGCAAAGATcttctttaaaacaaagcaaTCCTCTAAGTTTAAGATGAAATCTCTCAGTATTAAATGCTAATTTATTAGATGGTTGTAAAACTGCAATACCATCAACTCGCActgtttcttaaatttcttaagaCTATTGAAAAGAAGTAATTACTATTGAAAATAGTAATTAGGAATTCTTACCTTGTTCTGAAATTTTACAGTGAATGCTTCTAATTTTTCATGCTTTAGCACAGCACCGACCAGTACCAATATAGTATGAGCAacatatgcaatttaaaaatttctaaaaccgatcacggtggctcacacctataatcccagcactttggcaggccaaggcgggtagatcacctgagatggggagttcaagaacagcctaacaacatggagaaaccccatctctactaaaaatacaaaattagtcgggcatgatggcgcatgcctgtattctcagctacttgggaggttgaggcaggagaatcatttgaacctgggaggcggaggttgcggtgagccgagatcgcaccactgcattccagcctgggtagcaagaacaaaactccgtctcaaaaaaaaaaaaaaaaaattctaatagtcacattagaaagtgaaaaaaatgtataatttaaatctGTCTGATATGTTagcatttcaaaatgtaattacAATTTATTAATGAggtattttactttcctttttaataataAGACTTAGAAAGTtagtgtatattttatacttattccACATCTCAGTtttgtggctagtggctactatattgaACAGTGCAGATTTAAGATAAATTAAGATAAAGATTAAgataatatttgtgtatattttgctGGTTCAAGACAATTCTGCTCTAAGTTTGGcaaaagttttcttttgattttcttttttttcctttcaagcaCAAATAGCtgttaaattgatttttgaaggatttttgcattgactTTCATGAAGGAGATTGACCTGTAATTTTCCTATTTCATATGATCTGGTCTGCCTTTGATGTAAAGGTAATAATGTCATAAAATAACTTTGGAAATCATATCTCATTTTCAAATCTCTGAAAGTTTATAAACCTTTGAAGTAATTTGTTCACTGCAAATTTGGAAGTACTCACCCATGGAACTGCTTATTTTCTTTAtgggaagatttttaatttctaggTCAAAAGAACTATACATCACCAAATGACAATTCAGGCTTTCTACTTATTATTGAGTGagttttgaaaagtttttgttaaaaaattgagaaaatttaacTCACTTAAAATATTACTTGGCAAACACTTTTATAGTATTCTcgttatattttttatttcatctgtatCCATTTTGTCTACCCTTTCCTtctcaatattatttatttgtgcctttgattttttttccttaaactgcCAGCTACTTatctattgtttatttattttttgagacagggtctcactcttgtcacccaggctggaatgcagtggcgtgatctcagctcactgcaacctctacctcctgagctcaagcaatcctcccacctcagcctcctgagtagctgggaccacaggcatgcgccaccacatctagctaatttttggattttttgtagagatgaggtttctccatgtcatccaggctagtttccaactcctggactcaagcgatctgcctgccttgtcctcccaaagtgctgggactataagcatgggCCATTGCACTTGGCcactgttctttattttcttagtcttttcaaataattaactTTCAATTGTGTACATAtgcttcattttatatttcataaatttctttttatatccCCTTCATTCTATGTTCTTTGAGTTTATTCTGCCTTTCTTTTACTAATTTCTTAAACTTTCTTaccttgtttttaaacttttttattttctaatataagcatttagcatttacatttataattttcatgaaaatatagcTTCCTGTTTCCCACAAGTATTGATACATAGACTAAATTAACATTCAgttatagatatttttaaattcccattgaaatttcttctttgacctatatgttgtttagaaaaaaagagtttttaatttccaaatgcacaggtattttacatttatttctttggtattgatttctaaatTAGTAGTGATGTGGTCTAAGAACTATAGGTGGTCaaattttgtgaattttccatGTATCCTTGAGAAGAAGATAATTCTCTAAACCTAGAGTTAGAGAGGCCACACTGTTAAAAACGTTGACAAATTAGTAAGGGATACTGAAAGGAACAAGTGAGAATCCAGTAGCAGACATAGACTTCTTCAGCGTTATGATAAGAGCTAAATTGTTGATAACATCTTACCTTAAATTGTATGTACTTCAGGAGGCTCTTTTCTTTGGCGAATGCAGTGAGATATTCCTGGATCTTGCTGTTGT
It encodes:
- the FMO3 gene encoding flavin-containing monooxygenase 3 isoform X2 is translated as MCPMDHTEEGRASIYKSVFTNSSKEMMCFPDFPYPDDFPNFMHNSKIQEYLTAFAKEKSLLKYIQFKTFVSSVNKRPDFATTGQWDVTTERDGKRESAVFDAVMVCSGHHVYPNLPKESFPGLNHFKGKCFHSRDYKEPGVFKGKRVLVVGLGNSGCDIATELSHTAEQVVISSRSGSWVMSRVWDNGYPWDMVLITRFGTFLKNNLPTAISDWLYMKQMNARFKHENYGLMPLNGVLRKEPVFNDELPACILCGIVSVKPNVKKFTETSAIFEDGTTFEGIDCVIFATGYSYAYTFLDESIIKNRNNEIILFKGVFPPLLEKSTIAVIGFVQSLGAAFPTVDLQSRWAARVIKGTCTLPSMEDMMNDINEKMERKRKWYGKSETLQTDYIVYMDELSSFIGVKPNIPWLFLTDPKLAMEVYFGPCSSYQFRLVGPGKWPGARNAILTQWDRSLKPLQTRVVGSLQKPRFFFHWLKLFAIPILLIAVFLVLT
- the FMO3 gene encoding flavin-containing monooxygenase 3 isoform X1; protein product: MGKKVAIIGAGVSGLASIRSCLEEGLEPTCFEKSNDIGGLWKFSDHTEEGRASIYKSVFTNSSKEMMCFPDFPYPDDFPNFMHNSKIQEYLTAFAKEKSLLKYIQFKTFVSSVNKRPDFATTGQWDVTTERDGKRESAVFDAVMVCSGHHVYPNLPKESFPGLNHFKGKCFHSRDYKEPGVFKGKRVLVVGLGNSGCDIATELSHTAEQVVISSRSGSWVMSRVWDNGYPWDMVLITRFGTFLKNNLPTAISDWLYMKQMNARFKHENYGLMPLNGVLRKEPVFNDELPACILCGIVSVKPNVKKFTETSAIFEDGTTFEGIDCVIFATGYSYAYTFLDESIIKNRNNEIILFKGVFPPLLEKSTIAVIGFVQSLGAAFPTVDLQSRWAARVIKGTCTLPSMEDMMNDINEKMERKRKWYGKSETLQTDYIVYMDELSSFIGVKPNIPWLFLTDPKLAMEVYFGPCSSYQFRLVGPGKWPGARNAILTQWDRSLKPLQTRVVGSLQKPRFFFHWLKLFAIPILLIAVFLVLT